Within the cyanobiont of Ornithocercus magnificus genome, the region TAGAGGGAGCACCGATTGACGAAGCTGAGGCACTGCGGCGGTTAGAGCAAAGAGATGACCCAGCAAGTCGTTACTACGCTGCTTGGTGGCTTGGCCACGAACGTAGCAAGCACGTACGTACATTACCCCTGCTACGCGCTGCACTCCAAGAACTATTGAACTCTGGAAACAATCCATCAGAAGAGTGCCGTGCTTTGGCGCTAAATGTACTGCGAGCATTAGTGCACCTCAATGGTGCTGAGGCACGCACAGAGCTGCTGGCCTGCCTTGAGTACCAAGATTCTGACATCCGTGAGGAGGCCGCTCGTACTATTGGTGCCGCAGGGCTTCGAGAGGCGATTCCAGCTATCTGCCAACAGCTTCGTTACACTGCTAAGACTGGCGAACACCTCCTAGAGGCCTTGCTCGAGGCTCTTGGTGACTTAGGTCAGGCAGACTCTGAGGTAATCCAGGCTCTTGAGTCTTTCGCTAGTGATGAACGCCCACTAATTCGCTCAGCAAGCTGCCGTGCCTTATTACAGTTAACTGGTCAATCTCAATGGGCCGAGGCCTTCGCGCAACTGCTACAGCATTCTTCCAGCCAGGTATGTAGAGGGGTGTTAATCGATCTGGGTGTCAGTGGCTGGGTGCCTTGCCTAAGGCTGATCCAGGACAGCCCAGTAGAGAACAGCATCAAACTGATTGCCCTACGAGGATTGGCTGAGCATCCGCGTGGCTTGCAGGCTGCAGGACTAGAGCATAACGAAGCAGTTCAAGCAGTGATCAATGCGATGGATGAGTTGCTGTGACTGACGAGCGAGCACTGCAGAACGCTTTGGCTGCTATCGATGCAGCAAGCACTAGTACTGAGCTGAGGATAGCTACTGGCGAACTGGTGCGTTGTCGGCATCTTGATGCAGTCCCGAAGCTAATGGAGGTGATTGGCTACAATAATCCTTCCTTGGCCAATCTAGCCGTTAGCGGTTTAATTTCCCTTGGAGCAGCTGCTGCGCCACTCATCCTTAAACAGCTCGACCCAAGCAACTACAGTGCCCGCGCTTGGGCCGTCCGCGCTCTAGCTGAAATAGGTGATATTTGCGGGCTAACAACTCTGGAACAGGCAATTGCCAACGATATAGGGCCAAGCGTGCGCCGTGCTGCCGCTAAAGGACTTGGCATAATCCGTCTCTCTAGTAATCCAGGAAAGGCAGAGAAGGAGAGAAGTCGCTGCCTCTATGCTCTGTGCCAAGCGTGCAACGATGGTGAGTGGGTAGTGCGTTATGCTGCAGCCTTTGGGCTAGAACATCGCCTGAAGAATG harbors:
- a CDS encoding glycosyl transferase family 2; this encodes MNKMNKKTVEGAPIDEAEALRRLEQRDDPASRYYAAWWLGHERSKHVRTLPLLRAALQELLNSGNNPSEECRALALNVLRALVHLNGAEARTELLACLEYQDSDIREEAARTIGAAGLREAIPAICQQLRYTAKTGEHLLEALLEALGDLGQADSEVIQALESFASDERPLIRSASCRALLQLTGQSQWAEAFAQLLQHSSSQVCRGVLIDLGVSGWVPCLRLIQDSPVENSIKLIALRGLAEHPRGLQAAGLEHNEAVQAVINAMDELL
- a CDS encoding glycosyl transferase family 2, which produces MTDERALQNALAAIDAASTSTELRIATGELVRCRHLDAVPKLMEVIGYNNPSLANLAVSGLISLGAAAAPLILKQLDPSNYSARAWAVRALAEIGDICGLTTLEQAIANDIGPSVRRAAAKGLGIIRLSSNPGKAEKERSRCLYALCQACNDGEWVVRYAAAFGLEHRLKNVSWREQLCSSGERALQQLSGESEAVRIVRLRAHLALQCLRLQATTN